From a single Drosophila sulfurigaster albostrigata strain 15112-1811.04 chromosome 3, ASM2355843v2, whole genome shotgun sequence genomic region:
- the LOC133839818 gene encoding protein hobbit — protein sequence MLLHIAIFALLLFLFVYWILPTGISWYLVNRFRVKVRIGRISLPYLSLKNVHISKSGFSVQIEEVCLRSSFFTTEVTKLLSIYVKDIRINKDIHSSRQDDVNEGFYYEPRKKSEVRGVPDFRQTKVPASIITFAQFMAVHVNNISVVLMNNDFDPGWFIHATAKELHLDGSIVQNARVLLVNAALTEAQAKMLRHCNTRRQSLENLNKIRPCLGEVSFDVALDASLFAHGPLSMDTLSLVINNCKSVIHGGLYEFLSEAKQRTHPGEQSKRLQKTLTPVASSYDNDNYEKLAPIIPKNFNFSIKAATFSAVKENSQNDFSAKLQLFTITGKFNSKIVDEKTLLPSMLAKLVFQHLDIDTKYEKLLFVEQFTIDSVLEKDIFNLYVKLKTFQIIYNHSEIYDFVNNNFLARQRASSHQLLQLGNKQLSLPDNLGVEALTPTSSPAKQRRDGGVLEWIMQRIVVKGCAELWNVSLLMKLDDQHIAMSVSHTRFLLEQFEEKRSTKYRNKFLNLLLNKRQWSMELMVETLWSNLANSNNDTNNLKKTHSPGSPFFLGVSLVKLCSYANTTKLDISIHTFRTEYSMQLAEFIVMSMQCVKQYGGLSNKRVKQLQKRPSSSSGELTGTALRISVKVKDITAYFVNHHNVFMLLSFSEINLTRSQHFTTLKLEEFQMAIMRSMTASALCLTDFSDVFASCKLIRLEHELHPEVDNSLGKLSIHIPGNTEAIWNSNLHMHLLTLVRDMKDLKLELAKPTTPVQLEETKPKRTLIIELAAERSTICELKLSERHTIRLKVENLYFGNKAHNIIYAENVFVKIDDQHIFTVKELKMLSRPHMDVLTYERQNFPGFVLPSNKVWEVTIGSFKAIFPYDHDFYDAINNELVTHFKWLKLVHNYKKKPFTVHSPLPSDLIIQIKEFLLEISDDPFEVKLRDNYVLLVDEYHESLKRKELFDKKIGELCSERLLMPAGTIESLYANLVKKNSEIYIHRSKKIRESGPVRTRLLAWIMTDVEILAMADTSIHGYENVTRTMREIDSESPWPEEGLQFTTLWCRGVNVSCSEWKFMLRDFPQPMFAVKSMRLYGNLCGAEQMASKRAKRDVYVEVGEPFQTYVVQRSMPTIKFYHDFDCELESCSYAFGPCWEPVMAQCNLSFEKISAPSKDPSPTLPFWDKLRLLLHGRLTLIAKRFTVLLHASLDPYNTTEEMELTWNNCGIVWTNAKIMFKGELNVTVRTASRYDDCRLLHFPNLKLTFKLNWICLANPNDHHAVMPCAPDKLPEYSSNQVHDSFRAFRSLNLNVWASFETKPKVGEEVDADIPSLVLYGSTLRWFESLKLILSGVTRPTRRGPVFNNVRPRKKQLSRHYKKANLQMCLHKFQVHYLMSHALHKGFQLNGRRVSFSSEYCLTLNPIDDGLIHRPRADWSTVYMNCELNDAEIWLRSSVTEKIDSSSENLASAGQSVRFYFLSVAKVSYGREALIPTPASNAEEDKTKSTTPTHKLVVYDLKGAWTKSNRDVAFALFDSFMKSQKLKNNLSTEAVKSYRKEAPNSAVLKHKRSDSTITLSSTSSEVLPISNAGSMKKAPGQVHATAMLQQLIAEADHKFNVYSDDHSTQSRELQLQGLQACSVQDIIHENWSISLVNSQVLLKGCETSGYVIISAAKAEILQREHRPVWRDRSLISKTTWKGLLECMQYYATVSAGDNDSLLEREIMWLTVDNIQDKDETVINNLPDDISHLVGSGRSVGGVVSETVGAFLSDNSGQAQPVQLQRIVSKCKCEFFYVSYGDAIDPNSITEVPPPPSEETLSPWEKQDDPVDAFTLMHHDLDVFTNSLQYAMILDIVNNLLLYVEPQRKQAAEKLTRMRFQLQLHSTEDQKRPIQKKQTVIRSLLMQIRSLERDIHLISKERIEEGDTLELRMDFERVQQLIRESKEELNLHSEELDMMLLCYKETQLSQLSKISNVRSDKSVTMVRANEICFKRAQWRLTETDGQIGIADLVLSAFLYTKKSKSDDSVEHLLELGNIRMENLLPREIYRDVLLATEIQKDMPVDTHKRVLRIFCREKPPVGGISVKDHFEINVAPITIAITKKFYSTMLKFCFPDRDASETEVSDELDDNASSSSASSTNLQAKPSSSKRSGKSKKSAKDSEFYVKIEKDDVEKMKERAEKNKLFIYIKIPEVPVRVSYKGNKEKNLEDITDYSLVIPTLEYHNVTWTWLDLLLAMKSVSKRVIVSQAIKQKLQIHRRQPVQSAGERATPQEEDKAKMLFGNRLLSENRNQRKGGVFKFPSSGKRSD from the exons ATGTTACTGCACATAGCGATATTTGCTCTACTGCTTTTCCTATTTGTTTACTG GATATTGCCTACGGGCATTAGCTGGTATCTTGTTAATCGTTTTCGGGTTAAGGTGCGCATTGGCCGCATATCGCTGCCCTATCTTTCGCTGAAGAATGTCCACATCAGCAAAAGCGGCTTTTCTGTC CAAATTGAAGAGGTCTGTCTACGTAGCAGTTTCTTTACCACAGAGGTGACTAAGCTCTTGTCGATTTATGTGAAGGACATTCGCATAAATAAAGACATACATAGCAGTCGGCAGGATGACGTCAATGAAGGTTTCTACTATGAGCCTCGCAAGAAATCCGAGGTCAGAGGTGTTCCCGACTTTCGCCAGACCAAAGTTCCTGCTAGCATCATTACATTCGCACAGTTCATGGCCGTGCATGTGAACAATATATCTGTGGTCCTCATGAACAATGACTTCGATCCAGGCTGGTTCATACATGCGACTGCCAAGGAGCTGCATCTTGATGGCAGCATTGTGCAAAATGCACGCGTTTTGCTTGTCAATGCTGCGCTAACAGAGGCGCAGGCCAAAATGTTGAGGCATTGCAATACACGACGGCAGTCCTTGGAGAATCTCAATAAAATACGTCCATGCCTCGGCGAGGTTAGCTTCGATGTGGCATTGGATGCCTCCCTCTTTGCACATGGGCCGCTCTCCATGGAT ACTCTAAGCCTGGTcattaataattgcaaatccGTCATACACGGCGGACTGTACGAGTTCCTCAGCGAGGCCAAGCAACGCACCCATCCGGGTGAACAGTCCAAGCGACTGCAAAAGACCTTGACGCCAGTGGCCAGCAGCTATGACAATGATAACTATGAGAAACTGGCGCCCATCATACCAAAGAACTTCAATTTCAGCATTAAAGCAGCCACATTTTCAGCAGTCAAAGAGAACTCGCAAAACGATTTCAGTgccaaattgcaattattcaCG ATAACGGGTAAATTCAACTCGAAGATTGTGGACGAAAAGACGCTATTGCCCTCGATGCTGGCGAAGCTTGTGTTTCAGCATCTAGATATTGATACCAAATATGAGAAATTGCTCTTTGTGGAACAGTTTACTATAGACTCGGTG CTGGAGAAAGACATATTCAATCTGTATGTGAAGCTCAAGACATTCCAAATCATTTACAATCACAGCGAAATCTATGATTtcgttaataataatttcctGGCACGCCAACGTGCGAGCAGCCATCAATTGCTGCAGTTGGGCAATAAGCAATTATCTTTACCGGATAATTTGGGTGTAGAAGCTTTGACTCCTACTTCATCGCCAGCAAAGCAACGACGAGATGGGGGCGTTCTGGAATGGATCATGCAACGCATTGTGGTTAAAGGTTGTGCAGAGCTGTGGAATGTTTCGTTGCTCATGAAATTGGACGATCAACACATTGCCATGAGTGTTAGTCACACACGCTTTCTGCTCGAGCAGTTTGAGGAGAAGCGCAGCACCAAGTATCGCAATAAGTTCCTCAATTTGTTGCTAAACAAACGACAATGGAGCATGGAACTGATGGTGGAAACGTTGTGGTCCAATCTGGCCAACTCCAACAATGATACCAACAATCTAAAGAAGACACATTCACCCGGCTCGCCATTTTTCCTGGGCGTCAGTCTTGTTAAGTTGTGCTCCTATGCAAACACCACCAAGTTGGACATTTCCATACACACGTTTCGCACGGAATACAGTATGCAGTTGGCTGAATTTATAGTCATGTCGATGCAATGCGTCAAGCAGTATGGAGGCCTAAGCAATAAACGAGTcaaacaactgcaaaaacGCCCCAGCAGTAGCTCCGGTGAGCTAACAGGCACAGCATTGCGTATTTCGGTGAAAGTAAAAGACATTACTGCATATTTTGTGAATCATCACAATGTCTTTATGTTGTTGAGTTTCTCGGAGATCAATCTTACGCGATCACAGCATTTTACCACGCTTAAGCTGGAGGAGTTCCAAATGGCAATTATGCGTTCGATGACTGCTTCCGCATTGTGCCTGACGGACTTTTCAGATGTGTTTGCCAGCTGCAAGTTGATACGCCTGGAGCATGAACTTCACCCAGAGGTGGATAATTCGCTTGGCAAGCTATCCATTCATATACCGGGCAATACGGAAGCCATCTGGAACTCGAATTTGCACATGCATCTGTTGACGTTGGTGCGCGACATGAAGGATCTGAAATTGGAGTTGGCAAAACCCACGACACCAGTGCAATTGGAGGAGACGAAACCCAAACGTACGCTAATCATTGAGCTGGCAGCGGAGCGCAGCACTATTTGTGAACTGAAGCTATCGGAACGGCATACAATACGTCTGAAGGTGGAAAATCTTTATTTTGGCAATAAGGCGCATAACATTATCTATGCGGAGAATGTGTTTGTCAAGATCGATGATCAACACATCTTTACGGTCAAAGAGCTGAAAATGCTGTCTCGTCCACACATGGATGTGCTTACCTATGAGCGACAAAACTTTCCAGGCTTCGTGCTGCCGTCAAACAAGGTGTGGGAGGTAACAATTGGTTCGTTTAAGGCGATCTTTCCATATGACCATGACTTCTACGATGCCATCAACAACGAGCTCGTTACGCACTTCAAGTGGCTCAAACTGGTGCATAATTACAAGAAGAAACCCTTCACAGTGCACTCGCCATTGCCCAGTGATTTGATCATCCAAATTAAGGAATTCCTTCTCGAAATTAGCGATGATCCCTTCGAGGTGAAGCTGCGCGACAATTACGTGCTGCTGGTGGACGAATATCATGAGAGTTTGAAGCGCAAGGAATTGTTTGACAAGAAGATTGGCGAGCTCTGCTCCGAGCGACTGCTGATGCCCGCGGGCACCATTGAAAGCCTTTATGCGAATCTCGTCAAGAAGAACTCGGAAATCTATATACATCGCTCGAAGAAGATACGCGAAAGCGGACCGGTGCGCACACGTTTACTCGCTTGGATCATGACGGATGTGGAGATCTTGGCCATGGCCGATACCTCCATTCATGGCTATGAGAATGTGACGCGTACTATGCGGGAAATCGACTCGGAGAGTCCTTGGCCCGAGGAGGGATTGCAGTTCACGACGCTCTGGTGTCGTGGTGTCAACGTCAGCTGCTCCGAGTGGAAGTTTATGTTAAG AGACTTTCCGCAGCCAATGTTTGCTGTGAAGAGCATGCGTCTCTATGGTAACCTTTGTGGCGCTGAACAAATGGCTTCGAAGCGAGCCAAACGCGATGTTTACGTCGAAGTGGGTGAACCCTTCCAAACTTATGTGGTGCAACGCAGCATGCCAACGATCAAGTTCTACCACGATTTCGACTGTGAGCTGGAGAGCTGTAGTTATGCCTTTGGACCCTGCTGGGAGCCCGTCATGGCGCAGTGTAATTTGAGCTTTGAGAAAATCTCAGCGCCATCCAAGGATCCGAGTCCAACGCTGCCATTCTGGGACAAGTTGCGTCTACTGTTGCATGGCCGTTTGACGCTGATTGCCAAGCGATTTACGGTGCTGTTGCATGCCTCTCTGGATCCCTACAACACCACCGAGGAAATGGAGCTGACGTGGAACAACTGCGGCATTGTTTGGACAAATGCCAAGATTATGTTTAAGGGTGAACTTAAT GTAACAGTGCGAACTGCGTCGCGTTACGACGATTGTCGTCTGCTGCACTTTCCTAACTTAAAGCTGACATTCAAGCTGAATTGGATTTGTCTCGCAAATCCCAATGATCATCATGCTGTGATGCCCTGCGCACCCGACAAACTGCCCGAGTACTCCAGCAACCAGGTGCACGATTCATTTCGCGCCTTTCGCTCTCTCAACCTCAATGTCTGGGCTTCGTTTGAGACGAAACCCAAGGTGGGCGAGGAGGTGGACGCAGATATACCTAGTCTTGTGTTGTATGGCAGCACTTTGCGCTGGTTCGAGAGTCTTAAGCTCATCCTGTCGGGCGTTACGCGTCCCACACGTCGAGGTCCGGTCTTTAACAATGTGCGACCGCGCAAGAAGCAGCTAAGTCGACACTACAAGAAAGCCAATCTGCAGATGTGTCTGCACAAGTTCCAAGTGCACTACTTGATGTCGCATGCTTTGCACAAGGGATTTCAGCTGAATGGGCGACGTGTTTCCTTCAGTTCCGAGTATTGTCTTACTCTCAATCCCATCGACGATGGTTTGATACATCGACCACGTGCGGATTGGTCCACAGTGTACATGAATTGTGAGCTGAACGATGCAGAGATCTGGCTGAGGAGCAGTGTCACCGAGAAAATAGACAGCAGCTCTGAGAATCTGGCCAGTGCTGGCCAAAGTGTACGCTTCTATTTTCTAAGTGTGGCAAAGGTTTCGTATGGCCGTGAGGCTTTGATACCAACACCTGCCAGCAACGCGGAAGAGGATAAAACCAAATCAACGACTCCCACACACAAGCTAGTTGTATACGATCTGAAAGGTGCGTGGACCAAGAGCAATCGAGATGTGGCTTTTGCGCTATTCGATTCGTTTATGAAGTCGCAAAAGCTGAAGAACAATCTGTCCACGGAAGCAGTCAAAAGCTATCGCAAGGAGGCGCCCAATTCGGCGGTGCTCAAGCACAAGCGCAGTGATAGCACCATTACCTTGTCCAGCACTAGCAGTGAGGTGTTGCCCA TTTCCAATGCAGGTTCGATGAAGAAGGCACCGGGTCAGGTGCATGCTACGGCGATGCTGCAGCAACTCATCGCCGAAGCAGATCACAAGTTCAATGTGTACAGCGATGATCACAGCACACAGTCCAGGGAGCTGCAGTTACAAGGTCTGCAGGCCTGCTCCGTGCAGGACATCATTCATGAAAACTGGTCCATTAGTCTAGTCAACTCGCAGGTGCTGCTGAAGGGCTGCGAGACCTCAGGTTATGTCATCATCAGTGCAGCCAAAGCGGAGATATTGCAGCGTGAGCATCGACCTGTTTGGCGAGATCGTTCGCTCATTTCGAAGACCACTTGGAAAGGTTTGCTCGAGTGCATGCAGTACTATGCCACCGTCAGTGCAGGCGACAACGATTCGCTGCTGGAGCGCGAAATCATGTGGCTGACTGTCGATAATATTCAGGATAAAGATGAGACTGTCATCAATAATTTGCCCGATGATATTTCACATTTGGTGGGCAGTGGACGCAGTGTGGGCGGCGTGGTGTCTGAAACTGTTGGCGCCTTTCTTAGCGACAACTCTGGCCAGGCACAGCCggtgcaactgcaacgcatCGTCTCGAAGTGTAAGTGTGAATTCTTTTACGTTAGCTACGGCGATGCCATCGATCCCAACAGCATCACTGAGgtgccgccgccgccatcCGAGGAGACATTGTCGCCGTGGGAGAAACAGGATGATCCTGTGGATGCCTTTACGCTGATGCATCACGATCTGGACGTGTTCACGAACTCGCTGCAGTACGCCATGATCCTGGACATTGTCAACAATCTGCTATTATATGTAGAGCCACAGCGCAAGCAGGCAGCTGAGAAACTGACACGCATGCGCTTCCAACTGCAGTTGCACTCCACAGAGGATCAAAAGcggcccatacaaaagaagcAGACAGTCATCAGGAGTCTGCTGATGCAGATACGATCGCTGGAGCGGGACATTCATCTGATCAGCAAGGAGCGCATTGAGGAGGGCGACACGTTGGAATTGCGCATGGACTTTGAACGCGTCCAGCAACTGATACGTGAGAGCAAGGAGGAGCTCAATTTGCACAGCGAGGAGTTGGAcatgatgttgttgtgctaCAAGGAAACACAGCTCTCGCAACTGAGCAAAATTTCCAATGTGCGTTCCGACAAATCGGTGACCATGGTGCGAGCCAATGAGATTTGCTTCAAGCGCGCTCAGTGGCGACTCACGGAAACGGATGGACAGATTGGTATTGCGGATTTGGTGCTGAGCGCTTTTCTCTACACAAAGAAGTCCAAGAGCGATGATTCCGTGGAGCATCTGCTGGAGTTGGGCAACATACGGATGGAGAATCTGCTACCACGAGAAATCTATCGCGATGTGCTGCTTGCCACAGAGATACAAAAAGATATGCCAGTTGATACGCATAAACGTGTCCTCCGCATCTTTTGTCGGGAGAAGCCGCCAGTGGGAGGCATTTCGGTCAAGGATCACTTTGAAATCAATGTGGCGCCCATTACCATAGCAATCACCAAGAAGTTCTATAGCACCATGTTGAAGTTTTGTTTCCCCGATCGCGATGCATCCGAGACTGAGGTCAGCGATGAGCTGGACGACAATGCGTCCAGCAGTTCAGCATCGTCGACCAATCTGCAGGCGAAACCCTCATCCTCGAAACGTTCAGGCAAGAGCAAGAAGAGCGCCAAGGACTCGGAGTTCTATGTGAAAATCGAAAAAGATGATGTGGAGAAGATGAAGGAGCGTGCGGAGAAGAACAAATTGTTTATCTACATCAAAATACCCGAGGTGCCAGTGCGTGTCAGCTACAAGGGCAACAAGGAGAAGAACTTGGAAGACATCACCGACTACTCGCTGGTGATACCCACATTAGAGTATCACAATGTCACCTGGACGTGGCTCGATCTGTTGCTCGCAATGAAATCGGTGAGCAAGCGTGTCATTGTTTCTCAGGCCATCAAACAGAAGCTGCAGATCCATCGACGTCAGCCGGTGCAGTCAGCAGGAGAGCGTGCCACGCCTCAAGAGGAGGATAAGGCCAAGATGCTCTTTGGCAATCGTTTGTTG
- the LOC133839851 gene encoding mediator of RNA polymerase II transcription subunit 4 translates to MSFHLSTKDRLLQLIDDMEMISKELIDQAHQKISTTELVDLLELLVSKDEEMRRTFELAEEQAKVEDATDKLLAKVEVHDREIQKLQKSLKDAELILSTAIFQARQKLASINQANRRPVSSEELIKYAHRISSANAVSAPLTWCIGDLRRPYPTDIEMRNGLLGKSEQNINGGIVTHQNSAIQSDTQRSLSGASSAGGGEVPNAFQNQFSWNLGELHMMGASGNSVALETRAHKESSAPDDVEVMSTDSSSSSSSDSQ, encoded by the exons ATGTCCTTTCACTTAAGCACAAAGGATCGCCTGCTTCAATTAATTGACGACATGGAAATGATATCAAAAGAACTAATCGACCAAGCCCATCAGAAAATCTCGACCACCGAACTTGTGGATTTGCTGGAACTACTAGTTTCCAAAGACGAGGAAATGAGACGAACGTTTGAGCTGGCAGAGGAGCAAGCTAAAGTCGAGGATGCAACCGATAAACTACTGGCCAAAGTCGAAGTTCAC GACCGGGAAATTCAAAAGCTACAAAAATCTCTCAAGGATGCCGAATTGATATTGTCTACAGCAATATTTCAAGCACGACAAAAGTTAGCCAGCATTAATCAAGCCAACAGGCGACCAGTCTCATCAGAGGAACTCATAAAATACGCACACCGCATTAGCTCGGCGAATGCTGTTAGTGCTCCTCTGACTTGGTGCATTGGCGACCTTCGACGGCCATATCCCACAGACATTGAGATGCGCAACGGCCTTTTGGGCAAATCAGAGCAGAATATCAATGGAGGCATTGTGACACACCAGAACAGTGCTATTCAATCGGATACCCAACGTAGCTTAAGCGGCGCAAGCAGCGCCGGTGGAGGCGAAGTACCCAATGCATTCCAAAATCAATTCAGTTGGAATCTTGGTGAATTGCACATGATGGGCGCTTCGGGCAATTCGGTGGCCCTCGAAACACGCGCCCACAAAGAATCCTCAGCGCCCGATGATGTCGAAGTCATGTCCACCGACAGTTCAAGCTCCAGTTCGAGTGATTCGCAGTag
- the LOC133839823 gene encoding cell division cycle protein 27 homolog, translating to MMIQEPVQAAIWHCLNHYDHKDAVFLAERLCSEVESDETIFLLATSYYRSNQLHQAYWLLDEKKRRSPQCRYLQAKCAYELKKYAKAESALIANGFADSKHFDELQRDFGELACFAYQLMAQVCMRTERQKLAVTALQRALKLNPFMWHAFADLCLLGQDTDATAIFQIQSTDVFNTCQASSANVNSMVLFNGNGLANEQQQQHLEQLLLNNLSNNSNYIFNTPVDQQQQQLLQQNNNTSMATLQNLMTPNNNINNNINNNNNLNSSITMLRGGVQQQLNTNCNSSMMLLEDTPMATHDGPTQQQQLYDPTNGTPFRRQFKYLSTISPLTPSFGIMPLASPSDGSNSMVALQSNLSMSTTYSPLPQMQMLVEVNQEPKIIGKKLKTHVGGIINRQEKSKPVFTQGGNITPRTSNNVVGNTPNNPNPNAAVRRSSRLFSNSAYSVKENNKSPNITNNNKFVQPRSPPRKTKSSRMPKICLSNELIEEKTHHHLAEKLNEKQSRKEKEKVETITSAATAGNNNQHTTIANNNRSSSEDAKVLLNNSLNNAQTLAHQLLSMKKQSADGLMLLLRDLAEGYKLLSAFHCKAAIKQMESTIPKHHLNSSYVQSLIGMCRYELREYEAAVGIFKEIHDTEPSRLDYMEIYSTSLWHLQKEVALSALAQDLISQDKRSPVTWCVAGNCFSLHKEHETAIKFFKRAVQVDADFVYSYTLLGHELVLTEEFDKAMDYFRSAVVRDPRHYNAWFGIGTIYSKQEKYELAEQHYVKALKINPWNSVILVHIGAMQFFMQKKDLALQTLNTAATLDPKNPLARFHRGSIYFSLGKYQEALRELEELKEIVPKESVVFYLIGKIHKTLGNMDLALMHFSWATDLDPKGANNQIKDAFDSMAHPNCCPATDNALDVDFEPTSDRSDDSTQAQQDVSYDSDF from the exons ATGATGATTCAAGAACCCGTGCAG GCCGCCATATGGCATTGCCTCAATCACTACGATCATAAAGATGCTGTTTTTCTAGCTGAGCGACTTTGCTCCGAAG TGGAAAGCGACGAGACGATATTTTTATTGGCCACCAGCTATTACCGTTCAAATCAGTTGCATCAGGCCTATTGGCTGTTGGACGAGAAGAAGCGTCGATCGCCACAATGCCGCTATCTGCAGGCCAAATGCGCCTATGAACTGAAGAAATATGCGAAAGCCGAGAGCGCATTGATTGCGAATGGTTTCGCGGACAGTAAACACTTTGATGAACTGCAACGTGACTTTGGTGAACTCGCCTGCTTCGCATACCAATTGATGGCCCAAGTCTGCATGCGTACCGAACGCCAAAAGTTGGCTGTGACGGCGTTGCAACGTGCCCTCAAACTGAATCCATTCATGTGGCATGCGTTTGCCGATCTGTGCCTGCTGGGTCAGGATACGGATGCAACGGCAATATTCCAAATACAAAGCACTGATGTGTTCAACACTTGCCAGGCGAGCAGCGCCAATGTTAATTCGATGGTGCTCTTCAATGGCAATGGCTTGGccaacgagcagcagcagcagcatctggAGCAGCTACTGCTTAACAATTTAagcaataattcaaattatatattcaatacGCCTGTggatcagcaacagcagcagctgctacagcagaacaacaacaccagcatgGCAACGTTACAGAATCTAATGacgcccaacaacaacatcaacaataacatcaataacaacaacaatctcaACAGTTCGATTACCATGCTGCGTGGAGGCGTCCAACAACAGCTGAATACGAATTGCAATTCGAGCATGATGCTCCTGGAGGACACACCCATGGCCACGCACGATGGacccacacaacaacagcaattgtaTGATCCAACTAATGGGACACCGTTTCGCAgacaatttaaatacttgtCCACCATATCGCCGTTGACGCCCAGCTTCGGTATCATGCCATTGGCCAGTCCCAGTGATGGGAGCAACTCAATGGTCGCCTTACAGTCCAATTTAAGCATGTCCACGACATACTCACCGCTgccacaaatgcaaatgctggTCGAGGTCAATCAGGAGCCAAAAATCATTGGTAAAAAGTTGAAGACTCATGTGGGCGGTATAATCAATCGCCAGGAGAAGAGCAAACCCGTTTTTACACAGGGCGGCAACATAACGCCCCGCACTTCAAACAATGTTGTTGGAAACACACCCaacaatcccaatcccaatgcGGCTGTGCGTCGCAGTTCACGTTTATTCAGCAATTCAGCGTATTCGGTGAAGGAGAACAACAAATCGCCAAAtatcaccaacaacaataaatttgtgcaGCCGCGTTCACCTCCACGCAAAACTAAATCATCGCGTATGCCGAAAATCTGTTTAAGCAACGAGCTCATCGAGGAGAAGACACATCATCATCTGGCGGAGAAACTCAATGAGAAACAGTCGCGCAAGGAGAAGGAAAAGGTGGAAACAATCACATCGGCAGCCACAGCTGGCAACAATAATCAGCACACCACAATCGCAAACAATAATCGAAGCAGCTCGGAGGATGCCAAAGTGCTGCTTAACAATAGCCTCAACAATGCTCAGACTTTGGCACACCAGCTGCTTAGCATGAAGAAGCAATCGGCCGATGGCCTGATGCTGCTTCTACGTGATCTGGCCGAAGGCTATAAGCTCTTATCGGCATTCCATTGCAAGGCGGCGATTAAGCAGATGGAGTCGACGATACCAAAGCATCATTTAAACTCCAGCTATGTGCAATCATTGATCGGCATGTGCCGGTATGAGTTGCGTGAGTACGAGGCCGCTGTGGGCATCTTTAAAGAGATTCATGACACGGAACCGTCTCGCCTCGACTACATGGAGATCTATTCAACATCGCTGTGGCACTTGCAAAAGGAAGTGGCGCTCTCAGCACTGGCCCAAGACCTCATCAGTCAGGATAAACGCAGTCCAGTGACGTGGTGTGTGGCCGGCAATTGTTTCTCGTTGCACAAAGAGCACGAAACGGCCATTAAGTTCTTCAAGCGTGCCGTTCAAGTGGATGCAGACTTTGTCTACAGTTACACGCTACTTGGCCATGAGCTTGTGCTGACCGAGGAGTTTGACAAAGCTATGGATTACTTCCGATCGGCGGTGGTGCGAGATCCACGGCACTATAATGCCTGGTTTGGCATTGGCACCATCTACTCCAAGCAGGAAAAATACGAGCTGGCTGAACAACACTATGTGAAGGCGTTAAAGATCAATCCATGGAATTCGGTCATCTTGGTGCACATCGGGGCCATGCAGTTCTTTATGCAGAAAAAGGATTTGGCATTGCAAACACTTAACACTGCAGCTACGTTAGATCCAAAAAATCCTCTAGCGCGGTTCCATCGCGGATCCATCTATTTCTCGCTGGGCAAATATCAGGAGGCGTTGCGAGAACTCGAGGAACTTAAGGAGATTGTGCCAAAGGAGTCGGTGGTGTTTTATCTAATCGGAAAGATTCACAAGACGCTGGGCAACATGGATCTGGCATTAATGCACTTCAGCTGGGCCACCGATCTGGACCCCAAGGGCGCgaataatcaaatcaaagatGCCTTCGACTCAATGGCGCATCCCAATTGTTGTCCAGCCACCGACAATGCACTGGATGTGGACTTTGAACCAACCTCGGATCGTTCCGATGACTCAACGCAGGCGCAGCAAGATGTTAGCTACGACAGCGACTTCTAA